The Chamaesiphon minutus PCC 6605 DNA window ACCTGTAACTCAAGCTTGAGTGGTATATAATGAATATACTTTAGCCACCGATCGATTGCTGAATCGGCCACTTGAAAGTAAATATAGCCAGAATCGTTGTACCAGCAGGCTAATTCTAAGCCACAATGCTCGATAGACGTCTCATTCGGGACTGGCGATCGGAGATTTTCACAGATTTTTAAGGGATTTAATGATAATTTTGCGCCTAATCGGTGTGCGATCGTGCTGACATACTGGTATTGTGTTGTTGTAACAAGCTGAATCGATCGCTCGGACTGCAACTCCCAAGACCAATCTGGCGGTAATTCAGTAGCTGCGTTGTCACAATCATGTAATAAACGTAAGTGAACTTGCTGAGCCATCAACTGTAAATAGTTGGCAATCGTGCCTGCAATTGTCGGTGCTAGTGGTAGTAGAATCGGGTCTGACACGCGAATAATCTTCATAGCCCAGCCCCGACTTCCAAATTACGTAGTACATTCCAGAATAAAATAAAGTGATTAACTACATCAAAATACATGTAGAATCATTGAGAATCATGTGCCGTTCCGCTGGTTTGTTATGCATTCATCTACCCCGCCAAAAAATAATACTCGATCGTTTTCAACCTGGCATCGACTGCTAGATTGGGCGCAAGAGCATTATCGCTATCGAACATTTGCCAAAGATGCCCAGATTCCCACTCGCTCTGGTTTATTATACTTAGTCCAAAGGGGCACGATCCGCCTCAATGGTTCGGCAGAAACCGAGCCGCCAGCCTATCCACACCAAAATATTACCCCAGCAGAGTTTCAGCTCCAAGGCGGCGATGAAACTTTTTTGGGTTTTGTCGGCGCGGGACAACCATTTGAAATTGTCGATCGATCGCCATTTACACTCCAGGCTTTTGCCCATACAGACAACACTTCAATTTTCTGGATGTACTGGCACGATCTCGAAAACTTCCCTAGTTTCCGTCGCGAGATTTTAGATTCTTTCCGTTACCAACACCAACGGAAATTATTATGGCTCAACACCCTCGGACAACGCCACACGATCGAGCGATTGCTCGGCTATTTAACCTTACTCATCGAAGAATTTGGCGAACCTTGTAAGGAAGGTTATTTTTTACCGTTCCCGCTCACTCATGCCCAAATTGCCAGTGCCATCGGGACTACCCGCGTCACTGTCACCAGGCTGATGAAAGAATTACGCGAAGAACGCAAAGCCATATTAATCAAAGAAGATAATCTCATCTGTTTGCTTTCTCCATCGCAACCAGAATAACAGCTAACTTTGCAAAACGCGATCGGCGATCGGCGATCGGTTTAAGTTAAACTAGGGAACGATAATCCATTAGTGTAACTGCGATCGCCCCATGATTTTGCCAGGTTCGACCATTCGTGTCAAAAACAATAATGATATCTACTACA harbors:
- a CDS encoding Crp/Fnr family transcriptional regulator, whose product is MHSSTPPKNNTRSFSTWHRLLDWAQEHYRYRTFAKDAQIPTRSGLLYLVQRGTIRLNGSAETEPPAYPHQNITPAEFQLQGGDETFLGFVGAGQPFEIVDRSPFTLQAFAHTDNTSIFWMYWHDLENFPSFRREILDSFRYQHQRKLLWLNTLGQRHTIERLLGYLTLLIEEFGEPCKEGYFLPFPLTHAQIASAIGTTRVTVTRLMKELREERKAILIKEDNLICLLSPSQPE